Genomic DNA from bacterium:
TGATCTTCACCGCCTGGGTGTATTCCAGGATCGCCTCGATGGGTTTGCGATTTTTCTGATGGACCGCGCCCATCATGGCGTGGAAGTATGCGTTGCGGTGGTCCAGGAGCGTGAGGGCCTTGAATATCTTCTCCGCCTCGTCGAGCCTGCCGTGTTTGAACTTGGTGTAGCCGGCCTCGGAGAGTTTGAAGAGGTCGTTGCGCGATATTCCCTTGAGCTCCGCGAGCGAAACCTTGTCGTTGAGGAACGCGTACAGGACTTCCGTGAGATGCTTCTTGCGGTCGGGTGTGGGGTCGAGGATCTGAGTCCGCTTCCCGCCCTCTGTCTTGACCTCTTCCGCCATTCAACCCCCGCAGACCGCCCTTAGCCCTGGGCCGAGTACTTCCTGATGATCTCCATCTTGGTTTTGTCGATAGCGCTCAAAGTGCTGTGCACGAACTCGAGCGTGCTGGAGACGTCCTGCATCACCTTCTGGATGTCCTGTGTGAGCAGGTTGAGATCAAAGCCACCCTCGCGCGTCTTGGCGTTCGCCGTCGTAAGGAGGCTGAAGTCCGAGCCGCCGCTGTCGCTAAGTTCCTGCGCCACGTTGTTCATAGACTCGTTGATATGGTAGGCCTTTTTGCCGAGCCAGGTCATGAGGCAGCCGTTCTTGGTCTGGTTGACCTTGGCCAGCGCCAGCAGCACGAACTCCGGGCCTATGGCGCCCGACTTCGCCAGGGCGATTATGCGCTGAACCTCGGCCTGTATCTCGCTCATGCGCGAGCGATAGTCCGCCATCATCTGCTGGTCGAAGATCGTGCCCCACGTGTCCTCCAGGAACACATCCCAATCATCGAGCGTGCCCTGGGCCATGCTGGCGACGTCTTCAGCCTCGGTCGTGCCGTCGACCAGATCGCTCGTGAAACCCTCCGTGTCCAGCGTCGATGCCTTGAATTTGTTCTTGGAGAGGAAGTCGGACATCGACTGGCTGAAGGCCTGTCCCTCCTCCGCGTTTATGCTCACACCCTTGTGATGCATGGGAAACTGCTCCATCGAAGGCTCGTGGTAGGAAGCCTCCTGTGATTTGATCTCCGCTTCCTGCACGATCTGGCCCTTGAAGTTCTTCCATTGGCTGGCGAAGAAATCGGAGAAATCTCCGATCTTGAAGACCTTGGATTTGGCGAAGACCTCGTAGATGTTGCCGTGGCGGAGCTCCTCGATCATCTGATCGCGCTCGAGCCCGGTGCGCATATCCGCGTCGCGCAGCAGAAAGTCCTTGTCGGAAACACCGGGGGTTTTGCTTATGGGCATAGTCTACCTCACTTGCCTTTCCTCTGTGGAGCACCCCCCGTTTTTTCCTGACCCCTCTTTTTCTGGATCTGGTCGAGCAACATCCTTGCGCGGTTGGCGAAGCGGTTCTCTCCCGCAGGGTCGAGGACGATCGATTTCTTGAAGTCGGCCTCGGCATCGTCGATGAGCCCGTGCTGCATGAATATCTCGCCGCGGTTGGTGAGGCTCACGATGTCGTTCGCATCGACCTCTATGGCCTGCGAGTACTCGGCGATCGCCTCGCCGTACCGCTTCTCCCTCTGAAGTATGGAGCCCATGACCGAATGGTAGTAGGGATTGTTCCAGTCGAGGACGGTCAGCACCTTGAAGACCCGTTCTGCGTCCTGGTAGCGTCCCTGCTTGAATTGCGCGAAGCCGTATTCGGCCATCTGGAAGAGCATCTCGGGCGTGAAGTTCATGACCTCGGCCCAGGAGATCCTGCCGTCTATGAAGCTTTTGACCTTCTCCGCGCCCCGCTCTATCTCCTCCTTCGGGATGTCCTTGGTCTTCTCTTCAAGGGCCGCGAAGAAGCGCTCCATCTCGGCGGTCGCCTCCTCCTTGGTGTACTTCACGCCGTCGTCGGAAGGATTCTCCGCCTTTTCGGTGATCTCTTTTTCTCTCTTTTTGACCATAACATCTAAAAATTACCATCGGACGGCCCCTTGGGCAAGGCTTTTCCCGGGTCCCCCGTTCGATCTCCCCTTTTTCACCCCTTACCCGATCCTCGATATGCTCCTGAGGATGCGGCCCTCGGTGTCAAGCGCCGCCTTGGTCGTGTTCTGCAGCGTCTCCACGACCTGCGAGAACTCCTCCATCATCTGGCTGATCAGTTTCTGGGACGTCGCGATCTCGTCTGTCTCGGCCTTGACTATGGTCATGGTCTTCATGAGCTCGTTGGATGCGTTCGGGTCGCTCGAATCGGTCGACAGGTTGAGCAGCTTGTTCGTCCACTGTCTGGATTGCTCCTGCAGCTTGATCAGCTGTTTGCCCATCTCGATCTGCTGTTTGGCCTTGTCCTTGGAGACTATGTAGGTGATGAACTTCATGAACTGGTATATGGCGCCCATGTCCCCGGACTCGGCCATCTTGGAATAGTAGAAAAAGAGCTGCATCAGCTGCTTTCCGCGGGTGGTGTTCTTGTTGATCGAGTCCCATGCCGACATGATGCTGCTCTCCGTGGCCATGGTCTGCGCGTAGGCCGCGCTGTCGAACTTGAACGATGAGTCGCTCAAGGTCTGCGCCTTGCCGCTGTAGACGGTCTTTTGTCCGCCCTCCTGGTCGGTGAGGACCTGAGCATTTGCCTCGCCCATGAGCGGGTTCTTCTCCCCAGTCCCCGCCATATTCTTATAGCTGCCAAGCTCGAAAGAGGCGTTCTTGGCCTCAGCCTGCTTCACCAGGGCCGCGAGCTCGTTCTGTTTTGCCTTTATCAATTCCTTTGCAGCGTCCTGCTGCTGGAGCTCCGCTATCTTCTCGACAAGGGCATCCATCTGCCCCTTGAGCACAGTCTCGGAGGAGGCCGACTCGCCTGACTGGGAGACCTGCGCGTTCAGCGCATCCTTTGTGATGGATCCCAGATCCGAGGCGCTCAGCTGCTTTATGAGGTCTCCTTTGCCGTCGATCACCTGGACGTCTTTGCCGGCCTTGAGCTCAGCCTCGATCTTCTTCCACTCCTGCTGATCGATTCCGTTGTTGCCGACGTTTATTATCTTTACCATCTTGTCCTCCGGTCTATCTCCCTTTGGTCCGACAGGCTTATGCTCTGCCGTCGGTAATTATATATGCAATCAAGGTGCCAAGACCCCTCCATAAAATACGGCCCCTCCTGAATCATTTATCATTATAAAACAATGGGTTATAAAATGGAAGGGACACATATTCACCCCTGGCCTGATTTTCACCCCTTTAAACCGGGGGCTTCATTCCCCAGCCTGGGAACTCCATTATCATCGCATCAGGGGAGGTCACTCCACGCTCTTAACATGAGGGATCTCCGACGGCGCCCCCTCTTCCGCAGGCTCCAGGGTGGGCGCCCCCTCGGGCACCTTCCCCTGCATGAGCTCTATGGATTCCTTGATGAGCTGATTGGACCTCTGGGAATACCTCTCGATCTGGTCCGTGACCATGGTGAGCGAGACGAAGAGCATGAGGAGACCCAGCGTGCCCTTCAGCGTGAAGCCCATCATCCAGACGTCGATCTGCGGGGCGATTCGGTTTGCGATCCCGAGCACGATGTCCGCCAGGAATATGGCTATGATCACCGGCATGGAGAGCTTCATGGAGATGAGTATCACCTCTCCGGTGAGCGTCATAATCATGTCCATCAGCGGGAACATCCCGGGTCCCACCGAGGGGAACTCGAGAACGGGCAGGACCCTGAAGCTCTGGAAGAACGCGTCCAAAAACGCGAGGTGGCCGCCGATCGCCAGAAATATGACGAGCGCCAGCTGATACAGGAAGATGCCCGTGATCGAAACCTGCTCGCCCAGCTGCGGCAAAATCGCGCGGGCGATCGAGAGCCCGCGCTGGTTGTCGATCATAGTGCCGACAGCGCTCATCGCGTGAAAGAAGATGGAGGATATGAAACCGATCGCGGCGCCGTAGAACGCCTCCTTGAGGTACAGCACCACCAGGAGCATGCGGTCCTCGGAGAGAGGGGGCGGGGTATCGGGCACGGTGTTGATGTAGATGAAGAGCGCCAGCAGCACCGAGGCGCTCATGAGGACGTAGCGGGGCACCGGTTTACCGAAGAGAAAAGGACAGACGGCTCCCATCGCGACAACCCTGACCCATATGAGGGAATAGAATACGAGCTGAAAGGATACGTCTATGTTTACGCCGAGCTTTTGTAATGTTTCTTGCATAGAAACCGGGATTCAGGTCACGAGACATACATCGGGAACGATTCGTATATCGACGCCGCGAATGCGATCAGCTGCGCGAGCATCCACGGCCCCGCGATGGCCAGCACCGTGACCACCGACACGAGCTTGGGCACGAACGTGAGGGTCTGCTCCTGGATCTGGGTGGTCGCCTGCAGGATGCTCACGGTGAGGCCGACCATGAGCGCAGTCATCACCGGCGGCCCGGTCAATATGAGGGCCAGGAACATCGTCTGCTTCGCGACCGCCACGAAATACTCAGGCATTGATCACTTCCTTCTTATACGTATCCGAGTATCAACCCCTTCGCTATCATGTGCCAGCCGTCCACCAGCACGAAGAGCAGGAGCTTGAACGGGAGGGATATTGTGATCGGCGAGATCTGGAACATGCCGAGCGAGAGCAGTATGTTGGCTATGACGAGGTCGATGACCAGAAACGGCAGAAAGATTATGAAGCCGATCTGGAAGGCCTCCTTCAGCTCGCTCACGACGAACGCGGGTATGATGTTCACGAAGTCCGCGTCCGTGATGCCCTGGCGATCCTCCTCCTTGACCCTGAGCTTGAGCGCGAGGTTGTAGAACAGCGCGCGCTCCTTGGAGTGAACGTTTTTGATGAGGAAGGCGCGCACCGGCTCCTTGCCCTCGTCCACCGCCTGGGCGAGGAGCTTGAGCGAGGCCTGAGAGAGCATCGGCTGATTGGTCCCCTGGTTTATGGTCTTGCCGGCCGCCCTGTACACGTCATAGCCGACCGGGACCATTATGTAGACCGTGAGGATCATCGCGAGTCCGGCGACGATCATGTTGGGCGGGACCTGTTGCGTGCCCAGCGCGTTGCGCACCAGCGCCATGACCACCGCGATCTTGACGAACGAGGTGATCATCATGACCACGAACGGCGCCATGGCCAGCGCCGCGAGCATGACCAGGAGCACCAGCGGCTTGGAGACGCCGGCCTCGCCGGCCTGCGCCCAGGCGACGGTCGAGCAGAGGAGCGCGGCCGCGGCCAGGAAGCCGGCGCACACGCCCTTTTTGCGCCTTTTGATGAATGAGAGGATCACGGATTTTCCTCCACGCCCGGGATGTCGAGCCCCTTCACATCCTCCGGGGAGAGTTCAGCAAGCAGATTTATAGCATGATCCGCAGAGCCGATCACCAGATATCTTTTCCCTATCCTCACGAGGTAGAGATGCTTGCGCTGATCTATGGACTGCCTGGCCAGTATCTTTGCGAACCCGGAGGAGGCCATCTTTCGGAAGATCGGCAGCCTCGGCGCGCCGAACTTGAGCAGAAGGATCGCGACGATGCATACGATTGCGAGCAGGAGCAGCATCTTCACGAACAGCCAGGTGAAGTCCATCGCCGTGGCCGGGTTCGCCGGCACGGTGGGGACTTCCGCCGCCAATGTCATCAGGACAGTGAGCATATGTCATTTCACCAATTTCAGAATCCTCACCCCAAGCGTCCCGTCGATGTCCACGAGTTCGCCGCGCGCGATGAGTCTGCCGGCCGCCACCACGTCCACCGTCTCCCCCGGCGGCCTGCCGAGCTCCACGACGTTGCCCTGTCTGAGCTTGAGCAGATCGCCCACGCTCGTGGTGATCTTACCTATGACCGCCACGAGGTTCACCGGCACGTCGGGGGCAAGCCCGCTGAGCGCGTCCGGAGATTCCTCCTCTGCGAGAGGCCCTTCAGCAGACGCGGGTTTATCCGCCTCCATCTGTTCGAATCCGGAGAATGCGATCTCCTCCTCTTCAGCGGGCGCTGGTTTTTCCTCCTGCAGGGGCGGGACGGTCTCTTCGGGCCCGAGCTCATCTTCCCACTCCTCGAACGCCTCGAGGTCGTTGATCTGAGTCTCCTCTCCCCGCTTATCCTTTGACTTTGCCATGTCAGTCTCCCCTGTGAATTCCTCTGATGCAGGCGTGCGCCCTCTTCTTGTCGAGAGTCACGTCCGCGTCGAGCCCTGCGCCCAGGCCCTGGCCGATCCGGAGCACCACGCGGCCCAGAGAGCCTCCCGACAGCGCCAGGTCCCCTCCCTCCAGCATGACCACGTCCCCCTCTTCGAGCTGGCCCAAATCAGCGGGTCTCACGCTCGTGCGGCCAGCCTCGGCCCACACGGTCGCGCGGACGTAGGAGTATCTCTCCAGGGCCCCCATGAGCCGCTCGCGCTCCACGACCCTCGTCTCGCCCGGCGCCTCGACCTCCAGCATCGCCTTGAGGACGAACGGATCCGGGAAGATCAGGCGCACGAAACCCGCGTGTCTGCCGATGTCGGCGCGGTACGCGAAGAGCGCGCACGGCGTGTCGTCCTTCGCGACACCGGTCACCTCGTCGGGCGAGAGCGCGAACCGCTCGAAGCGGAAGTGCACGCGCTCGTCGCCTTTGCAGCTTCCGTGAATCTTGAGGAATAATTTGGCGATGAGATACTGCACCACGCCCTGCTCGGTCTCGGATAGAGGCCTCGGCTCGGGCAAGGATTTGGCCTGCCCGCCCAGCAGACGCTCCACGGCGAGCATGGCCAGCACCGGGTCTATCTCGCAGACTATCTTGGCGGAATAAGGCGCCAGCCCCACGATCGCGACGATCGGATGATGCGGGAGCCTGTCGATGAACTCCGAGAAGGGTCCCTGTGTCACCGCCTCCAACCGAAGCGAGATCGCCTCCCCTATCTCGTCCGCAATGCCCTGGCGAAGCCCCTCCATGAACCCTTCGCGCATGCCTGTGTCAGGGAGATATGAATAGACCGCCTCGAGCATCCTCTGCTCTTTGCGCGAAACCTTCTTCAGCTTGAGTTTATACGGCTTAGAGGTCATTATTCACGTTATAACATTGAGTTACGACTAAGACCAGTACGAAGTGGCTTCCTACTGGTCATTCAAGCAACCGTTATCTCCGAGACCTCGATGCCCTTCTTGGCAAGGGCCTCGCGGATCTGATCCGAGTTCTTCTCCAGGGCCGCCCTGCCCTTGGCGTCCGCAGTCCTGAAGTGCACGCCCACCTTGCCCTCGCTAGAGGTGATCCTGAGCTTGAGCCCCCTGAATATCCGCTCGTTCAAGTCGATCTGGATCTCCTTCTCGCCCGCGCGGTTGATGCCCATGCGCACGTGCTGGATGATCTTGTTCAGCACCTGCTGGGTGAGAATTGCCTGGGAGGGGTTCTTCGCTGCCTGGGCCTGGATGAGCCTGGCCGCGAACTTCTTCTCAAGATCGGCCGGCAGCGTCTTCACGCCCGCGTCGGAGAGCTTCTTCGAAAGACCGCGCCTGCCTGCGGAGCTGTCGAAGCCCCCCTTGCCCTGTCCGCCGCCCCCGCCGCTCTCCCCGTGTCCGCTCTTTCCCACGATCCCCCTGTCCGTGATCACGCTGCTGTCGCGCTGCTCCTGCTGCTTTGTCTCCTTCTTGTCCTTGCGCTCCTCGCGCTCCTTCAGCCTCTGCTCCGCCTCGCGCTGCTCGCGCTTCGTCGCCTCCTGCATCGCCTGCTCGGTCACCGGCTTCTGCGTGAGTTTCGCGACCGTGGCCTGCTGCTGCATCTGACCGGTCTTGAGCAGCTGGTCGAACTCGCTCCCCTGCTGTTTGGGTTTTGCCTTCTCCGCGGCCTGCTCGCGCATCCGCTCCTCGCGCGCGAGATCGCTCTTTCTGACTTCATCCACCATACGTCCTCCGTGTCACGTCTCGAAGACCGATTTTTCCCCGCGCCAGCGCTTCAGCTGATGGATCGTAGTGCTCAGCTCGTCCATCTCGCGCTCCTCCTTGCGGGTGAGCTCATCCCTCACCTTCTTCGCCCAGAGATCCTTGTGCTTCTCCATTATCTGCAGCTGCTTCGACGCGTCTATGTATTCGCGCCTGGCCTTGGCCACGGCGGTCTCGCAATCCTCGACCACCGCCTTCTGATCCTCGATCTCCTCCTCTTTCTTCTCTTCGTCCTCCTTGAGCTTCCGGAGAAAGTTCACATGCACGTTGCCCTTCTTGACCACGATGCCGGCGGAGAGATCCCTCCGCATCTCCTGCCGCGCCTCGCGCCAGCGCTCGACTATTTTCTTCTTCTCCTCCTTCAGCTCCTCCAGCTTCTCCCTGGCCTTCTTGAGCTCTATGAGGGCCCTGGCGAGCGCAACCTCGGCCCGCTTCTTCAAGCGGGCCTTTATCCTGAGGAGGGCCTCGAGCCTGTACTTGGGTTTCGGCATTACTCGAATATCTCTTTAAGCAGGGCGACCGCCTCCGCGAAGGTGATCTTGTCGTCCACCGCCTGCTTCAGGAACGTGTTCACCTCTTCGATCTTCTCGATCGCGTAGTCGACCTTGGGGTCGGAGCCCTCCTCGTACGCACCGATGAGGATGAGGTCGCGCTCCTTCTCGTAGTTGGCGACCACCTCGCGGAGCTCCCTCGACGCGGCCTTGTGGTCCTCGTCGATGATCGAATCCATGACGCGGCTTATGCTCTCCGATACGTCGATCGCAGGGTAATGGTTTCGGGCCGCGAGAGCCCTGGACAGTATGATGTGGCCGTCGAGTATGGAGCGCGTCTCGTCGGCCACGGGCTCGTTCATGTCGTCGCCCGCGACGAGTATCGTGTAGAACGCGGTGATGGAGCCCTTGTCCGAGTTGCCCGAGCGCTCGAGGAGGCGGGGCAAGGTGGAGAAGACCGAGGGCGTGTACCCCTGCCTGGCGGGCGGCTCGCCGACCGCGAGCCCCACCTCGCGCAGGGCGCGGGCGAAGCGCGTGATCGAGTCCATCATGAGGATCACCTTCTTGCCCTGGTCGCGGAAGTACTCGGCGATCGCAGTGGCGACGTACGCGGCCTTGAGCCTCACCAGCGACGGCTGGTCGGACGTGGAGACCACGAGCACCGAGCGCTTGAGCCCCTCGGGCCCCAGATCCTGTTCCAGGAAGTCGCGCACCTCGCGGCCTCGCTCTCCCACGAGGCAGATCACGTTTATCTCCGCCTCCGTGTTGCGCGCGATCATGCCGATGAGCGTGGATTTGCCGACGCCCGCTGCGGCGAAGATGCCGATGCGCTGACCCTCGCCCACGGTGAGCATCGCGTCGATCGACTTGATGCCGACCGAGAGCGGTCTGGTCACCCTCTCCCTGCTCAGCGCCTCGGGGGGGTTCGCGGTGACCGGATACTCGGTCGTGAACTGCAGCGGCCCCTTCGTATCCGCGTCGAGCGGATCGCCCAGGCCGTCGAGTATCCTTCCGAGGAGCCCTTCGCCCACCCTCACCGTGAGCGTGTGCCCGGTGGGGATGACGTCGTTGCCGAGGCCGATCCCCTCGAGCTCGCCCAGCGGCATGAGGAGCACTTCCTGGTCGCGGAAGCCCACGACCTCGGCCTTGATCGGCGGCCTGTTGTGATGCGGGACTATGAAGCAGAGCTCCCCGATGCGGACGCCCGGCACGACCGCGCGCACCACGATGCCCGTTAGCTCGGTCACCTTGCCCTTGATGCTGTAGGTGGAGACCGACGACAGCAGGTGGCGGTACTTTGCGAAGTCCACCACCGGGAGCTCATCCGTTCGCGACGCCTGCTTGATCTCTTTGTCTTTGTCCATTTGTGATCACGCCATCAAGGCCTTCTTTATGGCCGCCATCTGCGTCTCCAGCTGTCCGTCTA
This window encodes:
- a CDS encoding FliM/FliN family flagellar motor switch protein gives rise to the protein MAKSKDKRGEETQINDLEAFEEWEDELGPEETVPPLQEEKPAPAEEEEIAFSGFEQMEADKPASAEGPLAEEESPDALSGLAPDVPVNLVAVIGKITTSVGDLLKLRQGNVVELGRPPGETVDVVAAGRLIARGELVDIDGTLGVRILKLVK
- the fliO gene encoding flagellar biosynthetic protein FliO; this translates as MTLAAEVPTVPANPATAMDFTWLFVKMLLLLAIVCIVAILLLKFGAPRLPIFRKMASSGFAKILARQSIDQRKHLYLVRIGKRYLVIGSADHAINLLAELSPEDVKGLDIPGVEENP
- the fliQ gene encoding flagellar biosynthesis protein FliQ — translated: MPEYFVAVAKQTMFLALILTGPPVMTALMVGLTVSILQATTQIQEQTLTFVPKLVSVVTVLAIAGPWMLAQLIAFAASIYESFPMYVS
- a CDS encoding flagellar biosynthetic protein FliR; this translates as MQETLQKLGVNIDVSFQLVFYSLIWVRVVAMGAVCPFLFGKPVPRYVLMSASVLLALFIYINTVPDTPPPLSEDRMLLVVLYLKEAFYGAAIGFISSIFFHAMSAVGTMIDNQRGLSIARAILPQLGEQVSITGIFLYQLALVIFLAIGGHLAFLDAFFQSFRVLPVLEFPSVGPGMFPLMDMIMTLTGEVILISMKLSMPVIIAIFLADIVLGIANRIAPQIDVWMMGFTLKGTLGLLMLFVSLTMVTDQIERYSQRSNQLIKESIELMQGKVPEGAPTLEPAEEGAPSEIPHVKSVE
- a CDS encoding tetratricopeptide repeat protein, encoding MVKKREKEITEKAENPSDDGVKYTKEEATAEMERFFAALEEKTKDIPKEEIERGAEKVKSFIDGRISWAEVMNFTPEMLFQMAEYGFAQFKQGRYQDAERVFKVLTVLDWNNPYYHSVMGSILQREKRYGEAIAEYSQAIEVDANDIVSLTNRGEIFMQHGLIDDAEADFKKSIVLDPAGENRFANRARMLLDQIQKKRGQEKTGGAPQRKGK
- the sctR gene encoding type III secretion system export apparatus subunit SctR; the protein is MILSFIKRRKKGVCAGFLAAAALLCSTVAWAQAGEAGVSKPLVLLVMLAALAMAPFVVMMITSFVKIAVVMALVRNALGTQQVPPNMIVAGLAMILTVYIMVPVGYDVYRAAGKTINQGTNQPMLSQASLKLLAQAVDEGKEPVRAFLIKNVHSKERALFYNLALKLRVKEEDRQGITDADFVNIIPAFVVSELKEAFQIGFIIFLPFLVIDLVIANILLSLGMFQISPITISLPFKLLLFVLVDGWHMIAKGLILGYV
- a CDS encoding flagellar hook-length control protein FliK, with translation MDEVRKSDLAREERMREQAAEKAKPKQQGSEFDQLLKTGQMQQQATVAKLTQKPVTEQAMQEATKREQREAEQRLKEREERKDKKETKQQEQRDSSVITDRGIVGKSGHGESGGGGGQGKGGFDSSAGRRGLSKKLSDAGVKTLPADLEKKFAARLIQAQAAKNPSQAILTQQVLNKIIQHVRMGINRAGEKEIQIDLNERIFRGLKLRITSSEGKVGVHFRTADAKGRAALEKNSDQIREALAKKGIEVSEITVA
- a CDS encoding tetratricopeptide repeat protein, whose amino-acid sequence is MAEEVKTEGGKRTQILDPTPDRKKHLTEVLYAFLNDKVSLAELKGISRNDLFKLSEAGYTKFKHGRLDEAEKIFKALTLLDHRNAYFHAMMGAVHQKNRKPIEAILEYTQAVKINSKDIASYVNRGELYLRHKNYRKAAEDFRQAILLDMSGANMWSNRARSLVIAIKRSMEADARRPKIAPPRR
- the fliI gene encoding flagellar protein export ATPase FliI: MDKDKEIKQASRTDELPVVDFAKYRHLLSSVSTYSIKGKVTELTGIVVRAVVPGVRIGELCFIVPHHNRPPIKAEVVGFRDQEVLLMPLGELEGIGLGNDVIPTGHTLTVRVGEGLLGRILDGLGDPLDADTKGPLQFTTEYPVTANPPEALSRERVTRPLSVGIKSIDAMLTVGEGQRIGIFAAAGVGKSTLIGMIARNTEAEINVICLVGERGREVRDFLEQDLGPEGLKRSVLVVSTSDQPSLVRLKAAYVATAIAEYFRDQGKKVILMMDSITRFARALREVGLAVGEPPARQGYTPSVFSTLPRLLERSGNSDKGSITAFYTILVAGDDMNEPVADETRSILDGHIILSRALAARNHYPAIDVSESISRVMDSIIDEDHKAASRELREVVANYEKERDLILIGAYEEGSDPKVDYAIEKIEEVNTFLKQAVDDKITFAEAVALLKEIFE